The DNA sequence GCAGTACATTCACCACCTCGTAAATATGCTATACTAAATTTTCATCTGTCGTTTCATTTACACAAGGACATGAGCATGGGATTTGTCTATCCATTATATCATGCACTTTCAGATGCTACAATGTTGAAAGAAGGCCAGCAATAACTGCAGTCCTGATTAACATCTGTTTATGCCAACAGTATTTGATGCAGTGTCAATATTGATGGAGTACCTGGTGGAAGAGCCTTGGCTgaaactcctctgtgacaaatTACAGTATATCTTTCCAGCATCTTAATCTTAGTTTTTTCTTCCAAAGTTTTATATGCATCATATAAAGACAAACAATGGCAATCCACATATTACTTCAGCGTAAAAACTAAATTCTCAAACATTGGTAAAGGTAGAATACTAACGTATTATCTCAAGCTCATAAAAATACTTTACAATATTTATAGTAGATTAAACTTTGTTTACGTTTTAAAAGGGCTGTATAATGGCTCTGTTGACATTCCACGGAAAGCTAGAGATTTAAAATATTGCGAAATAACTCAACTATTTTGAGAAATCAATGATTTAACATGTCtcaattatcataaatttaCTAAGCATAGCAAAAGTCTGTGTACCTTTTATCCTTGGTTGCATAACTGTCCATTGTCAAGAAGAGGAGGGACAGGTGCCATACCATCTTTACTCAATTCAAATTTAGGCACTTAACTGGATCATGCATAAACTTATTGTTCCAATGTAAAGTATGCTTAATTGAGCTATTCAGTTTTCTTGAGTGACAGCTAAGTCTCTCCTTATCTGTATATTCCTTCAAAACTTTCCTGTTTGCACTTGCAGATTAAACTTAAACGACAGAAAAAATGCACCAGCAATTGAAATACCTCCAACTTCATCAGGAAGTGATCTTGCCTCCTTTAATCCGACACAGGTATATCCACTTACAGAATCTGTTTCATATATGTGAGTGGAATGTGTTGTGTATAATAAGAGCAGGCGAAGACCTTGTTTCCTTGCTGGGAACTCAAGAGTTGTTCTGTAGTGGTATATTTTCTTAAACTATAGCAGTATGATACAAGCAAGCAGCTGAACTGTTATGATCACCGGTAGCTCTAAGCTTAGTTCTTGTGTGTTGATATCATCAAGATTAGGAACTACAAGTGTCTTTTCCCATTGCAGGTGAACAATGGCGTCGACAAGAGATCTACCCGAACCACAAGACAGACTAAGAAGACTAAAGTGGAGAAAGATTCACATAATATCAAGGACATGTTTGGTCGGGCTACAAGAAAAGGAAGATGAAATCTTCGAAACAAATGCAATGTGGCATCAAAACTAAATAGTTGAACGATGAACATAATTTCAAAATCCCATTTGATTTCTTCGGAAAAAAGGTGGAAGTGGAACCCTTAATGGTTTTAATGTATGGttgtatctttatttattaAGTTCATATAACGTTCATTCATAATTtgaagaacaatttttttttttaactcgtTTTTTATGTGCTCAGCGCCTTTGCTTCTCACAGGTGGAGGTCTGTGTAGTTTTATGTACTCTTCCAAAGTATGAATCGTAATTTGTAGAGACACGATTTCTCTATAATTGTATATATTCTGGTTGGAATTATAATTTCGATTTTATTATGTTATcttgattaataattatttttatgcttatattttttagatatctattattttagaaataaatatatcagaTAATTAATGCATGTCACATCGACAGAAAgagtatataattattttagctcaactcaaaattatattttcaaaaagccTTATCTATTAAACATTTTACAATATGGTCTTGTactataatttaaaaatcatattttttttttccatttcaaAACTTTTTTTAAGACGAATTTTTATCTGGGAGACGAGTTAATTCTATCGatattgacaataaaaaataataattttagcataacaagtaatattttttcatgaatgactcaaatatgAAATTCGTCTCACGAAATCGATCCGTGAGGTCGTCTTACacgagtttttgtgtttttcaaaataatggAAACAAATTTATTCTATTAtgcatttttttaatctatGCCTAAGTTTCTCTTCAATTGTCATAAAAAAGTTAAATTTATCCTTGGCAATATTGAGAAAAGCTCGACCCTTCTGTGATCCAATTCCACCCTACCAACTCTGGTCAGTTTTCTATATTTTCTCTCGGATTTTTTTGctgatttttttgttaaaattatttCGTTTTCATTGTTCATGTGAATGTGTGATGAACACTAATTTGATGGAGAGAGGAGGAGAGGAGGAAATTTTAATTGTTGACTGCGAAATTTTGAGCTAAGGGTGTGTTGAAATGCAGAAATTTCTTATCTTTTCAGTCTTGTTGGACTGCTCAATAAAACGTGGAATAGGAAGAGCGGTCGGGTCTGGATGAACCCAAGGCGGAACTAAGCCGTGGGTTTGGGTGGGATAGGGATGATGAAAAGATGATGCAATTGAAAATACTGATAATTTTTTTCGCAGTCAATCTAACCATCGAGGAATTACGAATGTTTCTTTTTACTTGTTTGGAAGTGGAATCTGTTGATTTGttgattctttgtttttttaCCTGCTTTTTAACCTTTATATGTACTCTTTGAGAGATGCATAATCCCAAGACTTGTTAGATTTGTTGATTCGTTAGTGATTTATTAATGAAGTCTTTACACGATTTAGTTTTTGGTTCGACTGTGTAGTGTATTGCTTTTGTCCGAAATTTCAAACCTTTTTCTTATGCTCTCTCGAGAAAGTGAAAGATATTGTTGGAGGATATAGAATGGACGAAGTTGAAGATAGTTTACAGTCGAAAAGGGTAGTCTTNAGCGACATGTCATCTCATCTTATTTCTTTTAAGTTTAGTACATCAAATGATTTGAGAGTCCATCCCGTCTTGAATTTGACGTCACCATTTTGAAGTGAACAATATTTTGATTTGAGTTGTTCATCTGCTGGAGATAGCCAACTAACTCTTAAAGGTGTGATTTTCATGATTTTAGATGTGTTCAATTTTCCAGAGTGAATCTTTCGAAAGATCTAGAAAAGTAGAAGTTGGACATGCCAAATAGAGTCTATTGAATGTCTTTATTTTTGTCAACATCGTTTCATGGCCTGCTATTATTTACGATTTTGGCATAACGGCTCTCATTTCCAGTCTGCTGGAGAAGATGGGTTTGTCTCAGTAgattattttacattttcacCAAGCATTGCTGACCATTTGAGATCAGCCTCTCTTGTTATCAGTCATGCAGGTCAGTCATTTGCTGCGTTTGCTTTACAAATTGATGCACCGCATTTTATTGTAGAACTATCTTTCAAAACCGAGTCTTCCTTTGCTTGGACAGGTTCAGGGAGCATATTTGAGACCCTGCGACTGAGAAAACCTCTGATCGTGGTGGTTAACGAGGATCTAATGGACAACCATCAAAGTGAGCTAGCAGAAGAACTTGCAGAAAGGAAGCATTTGCTCTGTGCTCGTCCCCAGACACTTTTTAACACCATTTCGGAAATGGATACCGAAAACCTTGTATCATATGAGCCTGGTGACGCCTCGCCCGTTGCTAGATTTATTAACCAGTTTCTGGGTTTCTCTAGTGAATGATTCAATGAAACGAAGAAGGATACTTCAGAACGTTGAGGTTTTGCATAAGATTAGGTCGTCACCATTCATTTGCCACAGCAACTTCAGTTCAATGCTTATCTTGGGctttatttgtttataatttacgGAAATATTTTCATAGGCAAACATGCCCTGATTAGTTTCAAATTCTTGAATCgggaaaaacattattttttccttttcatttcCCCATTCAAATGTAACTTTTTGCCACTTTGAAGGATGTAATTTTCAGTTTACAATATCAACCTATTCTTAATAGAAAGTTAAGTAACCAACTCCAGCGAATGCCGTCTCGGATCAATTGCATCGTTCTTCCTACGGCCTACCGTACAATTCTTGCGAGAGCCGGAGAAACGTCTATGCCAAAAATATGAGTAGACCAAAACATAATGTCACATTATTGCTATTTTACAAAATTCAAGTTTGACCCGATACGTCCATTTTACCCATTTCTTAGACCCGACCCGACCACATCTAAAAAATCTGAAGATTGACGCAAGCAGATCTTTAAGTTCCAGCTCCTTCCCTCCAAACTGTCAACCGGCAACAATTTCCTTTTGCTGAAGACTGCGGATCGAGAGAGAAACGGACGACGAAACGTCTTCGATCAATGGATTCTCTGCCTTCTGTCGTGCTTCCTCTCCGCCGCCACCAGTACCACCACAGGCGGCGACAA is a window from the Primulina huaijiensis isolate GDHJ02 unplaced genomic scaffold, ASM1229523v2 scaffold41823, whole genome shotgun sequence genome containing:
- the LOC140969466 gene encoding uncharacterized protein; translated protein: MACYYLRFWHNGSHFQSAGEDGFVSVDYFTFSPSIADHLRSASLVISHAGSGSIFETLRLRKPLIVVVNEDLMDNHQSELAEELAERKHLLCARPQTLFNTISEMDTENLVSYEPGDASPVARFINQFLGFSSE